A single window of Oreochromis aureus strain Israel breed Guangdong linkage group 7, ZZ_aureus, whole genome shotgun sequence DNA harbors:
- the LOC116310472 gene encoding zinc finger protein 703-like yields MKYLPSGSAADRVSARIELSETSDPKKSRPGAVLSLLTPLDPLRQAKRLPIRVIKMLTAHTGHLLHPEYLQPLTPAPVSIELDAKKSPLALLAQTCSQIGKPDPPSSSKLNSSCSQGDKEPSSRSSVSSLKLGEHRHALEDKSSFKPYNKGSGECRRDGATSSSGSGSDKVGFRVPSSSSSTANGNSTSGQQSYPPHAVSPSSRARSSTPPGHAQQLSKQSHSPSGQHAPHSQSPTGESARDQSSPTSTSSNNNNNNNINPKKDAEVNKASSDSPHHANSSHVRASTNCSNGSSDGGSNHDAGKAEPTQPNLGPGHVTPISPYKTSQPLFPLPSSNMGYHGSVVGGYAGYPSQFVPGLDPTKSSLSMGSMGVPGKHPSSSPLTGASPPSFMQGLCRDPYCLSYPTVSHLGGSNCNSCIHDPSSTLKSSFPLVYPSHPLHSLHQSSLSSSASSSLSHPLYTYGFMLPNDPLPHACNWVSAGGPCDKRFATSDELLAHLRTHTALPVGMDSKLLSASSSGPASCHLHLPHQNSPGSMPSSLSLRAPPSLGLARYHPYSKVHLPSGPSSISLHSLPTTGPYYPHYALYSQRLGSASALGYQ; encoded by the exons ATGAAATATCTCCCTTCAGGATCAGCTGCTGATCGAGTTAGCGCGCGGATTGAGCTCAGTGAGACCAGCGACCCTAAGAAGTCCCGTCCCGGTGCCGTGCTCTCTTTGTTGACCCCTCTGGACCCACTTCGACAGGCAAAGCGGCTTCCTATCCGAGTTATCAAGATGTTGACGGCGCACACCGGACACTTGCTACACCCGGAATATTTACAGCCTCTAACACCCGCACCAGTGAGCATCGAG CTGGATGCAAAGAAGAGCCCCCTCGCCCTGCTTGCTCAGACCTGCTCTCAGATTGGTAAACCGGACCCTCCTTCTTCCTCCAAGCTCAACTCCTCCTGCAGCCAGGGGGACAAGGAGCCCAGCAGTCGGTCATCTGTCTCCAGCCTGAAGCTCGGCGAGCACCGCCACGCCCTGGAGGACAAATCCAGCTTCAAGCCCTACAACAAAGGCAGCGGTGAATGTCGCAGAGACGGAGCCACCAGCAGCAGCGGCTCCGGGAGTGACAAAGTCGGCTTCAGGGTGCCCAGCAGCAGTAGCTCTACCGCTAATGGAAATTCGACCAGTGGCCAGCAGTCCTATCCGCCTCACGCTGTGTCGCCCAGCTCCAGAGCCAGGAGCAGCACCCCACCGGGACACGCTCAGCAGCTTTCCAAACAGAGCCACTCTCCAAGTGGACAGCACGCCCCTCACTCCCAGAGTCCCACTGGTGAATCTGCACGTGACCAGAGCAGTCCCACCAGCACGAgcagcaataataataacaacaataacataAATCCCAAAAAAGACGCTGAGGTAAACAAGGCCAGCTCGGACAGCCCGCACCACGCAAACTCCAGTCACGTTCGGGCCAGCACAAACTGCAGTAACGGAAGCTCTGACGGAGGCTCCAACCATGACGCAGGCAAAGCAGAGCCCACCCAGCCTAACCTCGGCCCTGGACATGTTACGCCCATTTCTCCTTATAAGACCAGCCAGCCGCTCTTCCCTCTGCCTTCCTCAAATATGGGCTACCACGGATCTGTAGTGGGGGGCTACGCAGGCTACCCATCCCAGTTTGTTCCTGGGCTGGACCCGACCAAGTCGAGCCTGAGCATGGGCAGCATGGGAGTACCAGGAAAGCACCCAAGCTCCAGCCCTCTTACGGGCgcctcccctccctccttcaTGCAGGGTTTATGCAGGGACCCCTACTGTCTAAGTTACCCAACTGTATCCCATCTTGGTGGAAGCAACTGCAACTCCTGCATCCACGACCCTTCCTCCACCCTCAAATCCAGCTTCCCACTGGTGTACCCCTCCCACCCCCTCCACTCTCTCCACCAAAGCTCCTTGTCATCCAGTGcatcctcctccctctctcatcCCCTCTACACCTACGGCTTCATGCTCCCCAATGATCCCCTGCCACATGCCTGCAACTGGGTCTCGGCCGGAGGGCCGTGCGACAAGCGCTTCGCAACGTCAGACGAACTCCTGGCTCACCTCCGCACGCACACAGCCCTGCCGGTGGGGATGGACAGTAAGCtgctctctgcttcctcctcagGGCCTGCCTCCTGCCACCTTCACCTCCCACATCAGAACAGTCCAGGCTCCATGCccagctctctttctctcagggCTCCCCCCAGCCTGGGTTTGGCTCGCTATCACCCCTACAGTAAGGTCCATCTCCCCTCTGGACCCTCCTCCATCTCCCTGCACTCTCTGCCCACCACAGGTCCATACTACCCTCATTACGCACTCTACAGTCAAAGACTGGGATCTGCATCGGCTCTGGGATACCAGTGA